In Pelmatolapia mariae isolate MD_Pm_ZW linkage group LG2, Pm_UMD_F_2, whole genome shotgun sequence, one DNA window encodes the following:
- the LOC134645216 gene encoding magnesium transporter protein 1-like — translation MLGKVLTSLLLLAVFFYEPAEAQKKKETMLSEKVTQMMEWASKRSVIKMNGDKFRRFVKAPPRNYSVVIMFTALQPQRQCGVCRQADEEFQVLANSWRFSSAFTNKVFFASVDFDEGSDVFQMLNMNSAPTFLHFPSKGKPRRSDTYELQVRGFAAEQLARWVADRTDVQIRVIRPPNYAGPLLLGFLLAVIGGLAYLRRHNLEFLFNTNVWAFSALCFVLIMTSGQMWNHIRGPPYAHKNPSTGQVSYIHGSSQAQFVAETHIVLLFNAAVTMGIVLLCEAATSDMDIGKRKIMCVAGIGLVMLFFSWLLSIFRAKYHGYPYSFLMS, via the exons ATGTTAGGAAAAGTTTTGACTTCGCTGCTTCTTCTCGCTGTCTTCTTCTATGAACCCGCTGAGGcgcagaagaagaaagag aCTATGCTGTCAGAGAAGGTGACGCAGATGATGGAGTGGGCCTCCAAACGATCAGTCATCAAAATGAATGGAGATAAGTTTCGTCGTTTTGTCAAGGCTCCCCCTAGAAACTACTCAGTGGTCATCATGTTTACAGCACTGCAGCCACAGAGACAATGTGGAGTGTGCAG GCAAGCTGACGAGGAGTTCCAGGTGCTGGCTAACTCCTGGCGTTTTTCTTCTGCCTTTACCAATAAAGTCTTTTTTGCTTCTGTCGACTTTGATGAAGGATCAGATGTATTTCAGATG CTGAATATGAATTCTGCCCCAACATTCCTCCATTTCCCATCCAAAGGAAAACCTAGAAGGTCTGATACGTATGAGCTCCAGGTCCGAGGCTTCGCGGCTGAGCAGCTGGCTAGATGGGTGGCAGACAGAACTGATGTACAA ataCGTGTCATTCGTCCTCCCAACTATGCAGGGCCTCTCCTGCTGGGATTCCTTCTGGCTGTGATTGGTGGACTTGCATATCTACGAAGACACAATTTAGAGTTCCTGTTTAACACAAATGTCTGGGCCTTCTCCGCACTG tGCTTTGTCCTGATCATGACTTCAGGCCAGATGTGGAACCACATCAGAGGACCACCTTATGCTCACAAAAACCCCAGCACAGGACAAGTT agtTACATCCACGGCAGCAGTCAGGCACAGTTCGTGGCAGAGACGCACATCGTCCTCCTCTTCA ATGCGGCTGTTACCATGGGAATAGTTCTACTGTGTGAAGCTGCTACTTCAGACATGGATATTGGAAAGAGAAAGA TTATGTGTGTTGCAGGTATTGGTCTAGTTATGCTGTTCTTCAGTTGGTTGCTGTCGATCTTCAGAGCCAAGTACCATGGATATCCATACAG CTTCCTGATGAGTTAG